AAGATCGGCAGCGGCGTCATGATCGGCGCCGGCGCGAAGATTCTCGGCAACATCGAGATCGGCTTCTGCTCACGCGTCGCCGCCGGCTCTGTCGTGCTGAAGGCGGTGCCCCCCAAGAAGACGGTTGCCGGCGTGCCGGCCAAGGTCGTCGGCGAGGCCGGTTGTTCCGAACCGTCGCGTAACATGGATCAGGTGATCGGCGCCGATATCTGAGCGCCTATTGGAAAAGGAAAGGAAAACCGGCAGGGACCGAGCAGGGACAGCCACTGCCCAAGCAGCAGCCCGCCTTTACACCGCTGCTTTTCCTGTGCAAGAAGCGGCCAATCAAGATCGCTTACGGAGATGACAGAGTGAAGCCTGAAGAAATCAAGAAGCTCGACGCCTATTTCAAGCGCATGTTCAACCCGCAGATCATCGTCAAGGCGCGTCCGCGCAAGAACGATTCCGCGGAAGTGTATCTCGGCGAAGAATTTCTGGGCGTCGTCTATGTCGACGACGAAGACGGCGATCGCTCCTACAACTTTTCGATGGCGATCCTCGACGTCGATCTTTGATCGCGCCTGAGAACTTGAAGTGGACCGGGCGGCGCAAGCGCCCGGTCTTTTTTGTTTTTTTGC
This DNA window, taken from Rhizobium etli CFN 42, encodes the following:
- a CDS encoding DUF3126 family protein; its protein translation is MKPEEIKKLDAYFKRMFNPQIIVKARPRKNDSAEVYLGEEFLGVVYVDDEDGDRSYNFSMAILDVDL